The following coding sequences are from one Cytophagales bacterium window:
- a CDS encoding amidohydrolase family protein: MKKILLSIIVTYLVHFNLISQETFPLNGVKDKRPEIYAFTNATIFVDYQTVLKNATLIIKDGIVESVGAKITIPKGYIVTDLKGKYIYPSFLDIYTGYGIPQLKKRKRSRNSKPQFLSNKKGAYHWNQAIKPEINAKDLFAADTGKAKQFRNLGFGAALTLQKDGVVRGSSVLVTLADANENDVMILDMAAAHYSFDKGSSTQNYPGSLMGTIALLRQTWLDARWYKQRSKSNAEYNISLEAFNNLQSLPQIFDIGAKLAPPLQVLRANKIGDEFGVQYIMVGSGLEYQRINDIKATRASFIIPLNFPLAYKVEDPLDATKITLSEMKHWELAPANPSKLAEHQIQFAITTAGLKNKKDFWKNLRKAIEYGLDEKVALKALTYTPAKLLRVDDQLGSLKKGKIANFLITASNIFDKENIIYQNWVQGKKYEINDIELTDIRGTYDLTINEKPPLKLKITGKLQKPELNIHINDTTKIKINFSRSKDQITLYFDVGRNGIPADIKQIKNGDSKGNIRLSGWIEGDILSGKGQLPDGSWIKWDARQTESFKEEHTPAPSQEGNKKDTIAGQGANDREPGAVIYPFTAYGWEKKPKQETVLFKNATVWTNERDGILENTDVLIQNGKISKIGRSLTPQNARVIDATGKHLTSGIIDEHSHIAIYKGVNEGTQAVSAEVRIGDVINSEDVNIYRQLAGGVTAVQLLHGSANPIGGQSALIKLRWGALPSAMKIKDADGFIKFALGENVKQSNWGNNRKSRFPQTRMGVEQVYFDAFTRAKEYKQATKKYNSLSGKEKARTMPPRKDLELEALSEILDSKRFITCHSYRQSEINMLMKVADSMGFRVNTFTHILEGYKVADKMKAHGAGASTFSDWWAYKYEVIEAVPYNGALMHQVGIVTAYNSDDAEMGRRLNQEAAKAVKYGGLSEEEAWKFVTLNPAKLLHLDNNMGSIKAGKDADLVIWSDNPLSIYAKAEKTFVDGICYFDMEQDKRLRDEIKKERMRLIQKMLEKKKGENMQEAKKKREDIYRCGD; encoded by the coding sequence ATGAAAAAGATCCTTCTCTCAATTATTGTTACTTATTTAGTTCATTTCAACCTGATCTCCCAGGAAACCTTCCCCCTAAATGGCGTAAAAGACAAAAGACCTGAGATCTATGCTTTTACCAATGCTACTATTTTTGTCGATTATCAGACAGTATTAAAAAATGCTACACTAATTATCAAAGATGGTATTGTAGAATCGGTTGGTGCGAAAATAACGATCCCTAAAGGATACATTGTTACAGATCTAAAAGGAAAATATATTTATCCCTCTTTCCTTGATATTTATACTGGTTATGGAATTCCTCAGCTTAAAAAGAGAAAAAGGTCCAGAAATTCAAAACCTCAGTTTTTATCAAATAAGAAAGGCGCCTATCATTGGAATCAAGCTATAAAACCTGAAATAAACGCCAAAGATCTGTTCGCAGCAGATACCGGTAAAGCCAAACAATTCAGGAATTTAGGTTTTGGAGCAGCGCTTACCCTCCAAAAAGACGGGGTTGTCAGGGGTTCTTCTGTGCTTGTTACTCTTGCTGATGCCAATGAAAATGATGTCATGATCCTGGATATGGCAGCAGCACATTATTCATTTGACAAAGGCTCATCTACCCAGAATTATCCCGGCTCATTGATGGGAACCATAGCGCTTTTGAGACAAACCTGGCTTGACGCCCGGTGGTATAAGCAGCGGAGCAAAAGCAATGCAGAATATAATATTTCTTTAGAAGCATTTAATAACCTTCAAAGCTTGCCACAAATCTTTGATATAGGGGCAAAGCTTGCCCCGCCCCTACAAGTGTTGAGAGCCAACAAAATCGGTGATGAGTTTGGCGTCCAATATATCATGGTAGGATCAGGGCTTGAATATCAACGTATTAATGATATAAAAGCTACAAGAGCTTCGTTTATCATTCCATTGAACTTCCCTTTAGCATATAAAGTAGAAGACCCACTCGATGCAACAAAGATAACGCTGTCGGAAATGAAACATTGGGAATTAGCGCCTGCTAACCCTTCAAAATTAGCAGAACATCAAATACAATTTGCAATTACCACAGCCGGTTTAAAGAATAAGAAAGATTTCTGGAAGAATCTTCGTAAAGCTATAGAATATGGCTTAGATGAGAAGGTAGCGCTCAAGGCATTAACCTATACGCCTGCAAAATTATTGAGGGTTGATGACCAATTAGGGAGCCTTAAAAAAGGCAAGATAGCCAATTTCCTGATCACTGCGTCCAATATTTTTGATAAAGAGAATATCATTTATCAGAATTGGGTCCAGGGCAAAAAATATGAGATCAACGACATTGAACTGACTGATATAAGAGGGACTTATGATCTTACGATCAATGAAAAACCTCCGCTCAAATTAAAAATTACCGGGAAATTGCAAAAACCCGAATTGAACATTCACATAAATGATACAACAAAGATAAAAATTAACTTTTCAAGGAGTAAAGATCAAATCACACTTTATTTTGATGTAGGCCGGAATGGTATTCCGGCAGACATCAAGCAGATTAAAAATGGTGACAGTAAGGGTAATATAAGGCTTAGCGGATGGATTGAAGGTGATATTTTGTCCGGCAAGGGCCAGCTACCTGATGGCTCTTGGATAAAATGGGACGCCAGGCAGACAGAGTCATTTAAGGAGGAACACACCCCTGCCCCCTCTCAAGAGGGGAATAAGAAAGATACTATTGCGGGACAGGGAGCAAATGACAGGGAGCCCGGAGCAGTGATCTATCCATTTACTGCTTATGGTTGGGAAAAGAAACCAAAACAGGAAACGGTTCTGTTCAAAAACGCTACGGTCTGGACAAACGAAAGAGATGGCATTCTGGAAAATACAGATGTATTAATACAAAACGGTAAGATCTCAAAAATTGGCAGGAGCTTAACTCCCCAAAATGCCAGGGTAATTGATGCGACAGGAAAACATTTAACTTCCGGCATCATAGATGAGCATTCACACATTGCAATATACAAAGGCGTGAATGAAGGAACACAAGCTGTTTCGGCAGAGGTTCGCATAGGAGATGTTATCAATTCAGAAGATGTAAATATTTACCGCCAACTGGCAGGGGGTGTTACTGCCGTGCAGCTTTTGCACGGTTCGGCAAATCCCATCGGTGGTCAATCTGCCCTGATAAAATTACGCTGGGGTGCGTTACCTTCAGCTATGAAAATTAAGGATGCTGATGGATTTATCAAATTTGCGCTCGGTGAAAATGTAAAGCAGTCTAACTGGGGCAATAACAGAAAATCCCGTTTCCCTCAAACCAGGATGGGCGTAGAGCAGGTTTATTTTGATGCCTTTACAAGAGCAAAAGAGTATAAGCAGGCAACCAAAAAATATAATTCATTGTCTGGGAAAGAAAAGGCAAGAACTATGCCCCCCAGGAAAGACCTGGAATTAGAGGCTTTGTCAGAGATATTAGATAGTAAACGCTTTATTACCTGCCATTCTTACCGGCAATCTGAGATCAACATGCTCATGAAAGTAGCTGATTCTATGGGTTTTAGGGTGAACACTTTTACACATATTTTGGAAGGATATAAGGTTGCAGACAAAATGAAGGCGCATGGCGCAGGAGCTTCAACATTTTCAGACTGGTGGGCATACAAATATGAAGTTATAGAAGCTGTTCCATACAATGGCGCCTTAATGCACCAGGTTGGCATTGTTACAGCTTATAACTCCGATGATGCCGAAATGGGCAGGCGGCTCAACCAGGAAGCAGCAAAAGCGGTCAAATATGGCGGGCTTTCAGAAGAGGAAGCCTGGAAGTTCGTAACATTAAATCCTGCTAAATTATTACATTTGGATAATAATATGGGAAGCATTAAAGCAGGGAAAGATGCCGACCTGGTGATCTGGTCTGACAACCCGCTTTCCATATACGCAAAAGCAGAAAAAACCTTTGTGGATGGCATTTGCTACTTTGACATGGAGCAAGACAAGCGATTGCGGGATGAAATAAAAAAGGAAAGAATGCGGCTGATCCAGAAAATGCTGGAGAAGAAGAAAGGGGAGAATATGCAGGAGGCGAAGAAGAAGAGAGAGGATATCTATCGGTGTGGAGATTAG
- a CDS encoding helix-turn-helix transcriptional regulator: MQKKETFGEYIRKLREESGLPIRKIAAELDIDPSTLSKIERNARSANKDLIKNIAKIFKVSEKELLLYYYSDKIVYELRDEDIGIEALKVAEQRIKYIIKTRK; encoded by the coding sequence ATGCAAAAAAAGGAAACATTCGGAGAGTATATTAGAAAACTTAGAGAAGAAAGCGGGCTACCTATCAGAAAGATAGCTGCAGAACTTGACATTGACCCATCAACTTTAAGCAAGATTGAAAGGAACGCAAGGTCGGCAAACAAAGACCTTATTAAGAATATTGCCAAAATATTTAAAGTTAGTGAGAAAGAATTGCTACTTTATTATTACAGTGATAAGATTGTTTATGAACTACGTGATGAAGATATTGGAATTGAGGCATTGAAAGTTGCAGAGCAAAGAATCAAATACATCATAAAGACCAGAAAATAA
- a CDS encoding N-6 DNA methylase, translating into MEILHKIVPNAEIDIPMSTRYFDKLEFYEKEKGKWYLKSFDSEEKEKLVLNEETGKKAPEEIVRQLFLYELIQKYGYPKERIKIEQKVVMGRDEKKRADIVVYQNDNATPWIISEVKAPHQKNNIQQLKGYLNAEGSPIGAGYNGKNLSIYARPYPKEFDVLRDLPFEHEYQTAKDDDNLIRKIKELISDRKWTLDELNKINKEKHFDLKAIIEELEELVLANSGADSFDEIFKLIYTKLYDEFEAENRENQTLSFRDYSNPKITHDRISQLFEESKDQWKDIFEVSDRIKLTPEHLEICIGKLTEVKLYGANLRIIDEAFEYLVPEVSKSKKGQYFTPRIVIDTCVKMLNPTRKEYILDPACGSAGFLVHAMEYIWDKYKMESYKVKANYANKYLWGVDFEEKATKISKALMLIAGDGKTHIYKQNTLEYSKWSESFKVDLKREALLDNENPKNLTFDIIMSNPPFA; encoded by the coding sequence ATGGAAATACTACATAAAATAGTACCAAACGCTGAAATCGATATTCCTATGTCAACTCGATACTTTGACAAGTTGGAATTTTATGAAAAGGAAAAAGGCAAGTGGTATCTGAAAAGTTTTGACAGTGAGGAGAAAGAAAAGCTGGTTCTTAATGAAGAAACCGGAAAGAAAGCCCCGGAAGAAATTGTGAGGCAGTTATTTCTATATGAACTAATCCAAAAATACGGCTATCCCAAAGAAAGAATTAAGATTGAGCAAAAGGTGGTAATGGGTCGGGACGAGAAGAAAAGAGCCGACATTGTAGTATATCAAAATGATAATGCTACACCTTGGATAATTTCAGAAGTTAAAGCACCGCATCAAAAAAATAATATCCAGCAACTTAAAGGATACTTAAATGCCGAAGGCTCGCCTATTGGAGCAGGATATAACGGAAAGAACCTTAGTATTTATGCACGTCCTTATCCTAAAGAGTTTGATGTTTTGAGGGATTTACCTTTTGAGCATGAATATCAAACTGCAAAAGATGATGATAACCTCATCCGGAAAATCAAGGAATTAATATCAGACAGAAAATGGACTTTAGATGAACTAAACAAGATTAACAAGGAAAAGCACTTTGACCTGAAAGCCATCATTGAAGAATTAGAAGAACTGGTATTGGCAAATTCAGGAGCCGACAGTTTTGACGAAATATTCAAACTGATTTACACCAAACTTTATGACGAGTTTGAAGCAGAAAATAGGGAAAATCAAACTCTATCTTTTCGGGATTACTCCAATCCTAAAATTACCCACGACCGAATTTCACAACTCTTTGAAGAATCCAAAGACCAATGGAAAGACATTTTTGAAGTATCAGACCGCATCAAACTAACGCCTGAACATCTTGAAATCTGCATTGGCAAACTAACAGAAGTAAAGCTCTATGGAGCCAATCTCAGAATTATTGATGAAGCATTTGAGTATTTAGTACCTGAAGTATCCAAAAGCAAGAAAGGTCAATATTTCACTCCGAGAATTGTAATTGACACCTGTGTTAAAATGCTCAATCCTACAAGAAAAGAATACATTTTAGACCCTGCTTGTGGAAGTGCCGGATTTTTAGTACACGCAATGGAATATATCTGGGACAAATATAAAATGGAGTCCTATAAAGTAAAAGCCAATTACGCAAACAAATACTTGTGGGGTGTTGACTTTGAAGAAAAAGCCACCAAAATAAGCAAAGCGTTGATGTTGATTGCGGGTGACGGCAAAACACACATTTACAAGCAAAACACTTTGGAATATTCCAAATGGAGCGAAAGTTTTAAAGTTGATTTGAAAAGAGAAGCCCTATTAGATAATGAAAACCCAAAAAACCTGACTTTTGATATTATTATGAGTAATCCTCCTTTTGCCTGA
- a CDS encoding N-6 DNA methylase, which translates to METGNIKSVLKSFAEEFDLEFKNDAENIIKDKIKEINQDGDIDLENNEDVNNAIQEIASLMIQVVDRGDVKENLLIPRLKVVIRYKKNESKWNKVDRHILFIQRIIEMLKEGGRAVIVLPQGIFNNSNEKYVRKFITEKARILGVVGLHGNSFKPHTGTKTSLLFLRKFTQEEIRKAQNHTDYPIFFAVSKISFKDNSGIYLYAKDEEGNKLLDDDGNPIYQTDLYHIADAFKDWGLKQLDRGDQMYEYLKN; encoded by the coding sequence ATGGAAACAGGGAACATTAAATCAGTTCTGAAAAGTTTTGCTGAAGAATTTGACCTGGAATTCAAAAATGATGCAGAAAACATTATAAAAGATAAGATAAAAGAAATCAATCAGGATGGGGACATTGATTTGGAAAATAACGAAGATGTAAACAATGCCATTCAGGAAATTGCCTCATTGATGATACAAGTGGTTGACAGAGGAGACGTAAAAGAAAACTTACTAATACCAAGATTAAAAGTAGTAATCCGCTACAAAAAGAATGAAAGCAAATGGAATAAAGTTGATAGGCACATTCTTTTTATTCAGCGAATTATAGAAATGCTCAAAGAAGGCGGAAGAGCTGTAATTGTATTACCACAGGGCATTTTCAACAATTCCAATGAAAAATATGTTCGCAAATTCATAACAGAAAAAGCCAGAATTTTGGGAGTTGTTGGCTTGCATGGTAATAGTTTCAAACCCCATACTGGAACCAAAACCAGCTTGCTGTTTCTTAGAAAATTCACACAGGAAGAAATACGAAAAGCACAAAATCATACTGACTATCCCATCTTTTTTGCTGTTTCAAAAATAAGTTTTAAAGATAATTCAGGTATTTATCTCTACGCAAAGGATGAAGAAGGAAACAAGCTGCTGGATGACGATGGAAACCCAATTTATCAAACCGATTTGTACCATATAGCAGATGCGTTCAAAGATTGGGGTTTAAAGCAATTGGACAGAGGAGACCAAATGTATGAGTATTTGAAAAATTAA